A region from the Triticum urartu cultivar G1812 chromosome 1, Tu2.1, whole genome shotgun sequence genome encodes:
- the LOC125556192 gene encoding ubiquitin-conjugating enzyme E2 4-like isoform X2 yields the protein MSSPSKRREMDLMKLMMSDYKVEMVNDGMQEFFVEFRGPTESIYQGGVWKVRVELPDAYPYKSPSIGFINKIYHPNVDEMSGSVCLDVINQTWSPMFDLVNVFEVFLPQLLLYPNPSDPLNGEAAALMMRDRPAYEQKVKEFCEKYAKPEDAGITPEDKSSDEEELSEDEDDSGDEDIVGKPDP from the exons ATGTCCTCCCCAAGCAAGCGCCGCGAGATGGACCTCATGAAGCT GATGATGAGCGACTATAAGGTGGAGATGGTGAACGATGGGATGCAAGAATTCTTCGTGGAATTCCGAGGGCCTACTGAAA GTATTTATCAAGGTGGTGTCTGGAAGGTTAGAGTAGAACTGCCTGATGCATATCCTTACAAATCTCCGTCAATTGGTTTCATTAATAAGATTTATCACCCGAATGTGGATGAAAT GTCTGGTTCCGTATGTTTAGATGTTATCAACCAGACATGGAGCCCAATGTTTG ATCTAGTAAATGTGTTCGAAGTCTTCCTTCCACAACTTCTGTTGTACCCAAATCCGTCTGATCCATTAAATGGAGAGGCTGCTGCACTTATGATGCGAGATCGCCCTGCTTATGAACAAAAAGTGAAAG AATTTTGTGAAAAATATGCGAAACCAGAGGATGCTGGCATAACCCCAGAAGACAAGTCCAGTGATGAAGAGGAGCTTAGCGAAGACGAAGATGACTCCGGCGATGAGGATATAGTGGGCAAACCAGATCCTTAG
- the LOC125556192 gene encoding ubiquitin-conjugating enzyme E2 5-like isoform X1, which produces MSSPSKRREMDLMKLMMSDYKVEMVNDGMQEFFVEFRGPTENELLACSFPLEHLRDLVNLSTVYLFCCMGRAAIFLINCGCVLNLIGIYQGGVWKVRVELPDAYPYKSPSIGFINKIYHPNVDEMSGSVCLDVINQTWSPMFDLVNVFEVFLPQLLLYPNPSDPLNGEAAALMMRDRPAYEQKVKEFCEKYAKPEDAGITPEDKSSDEEELSEDEDDSGDEDIVGKPDP; this is translated from the exons ATGTCCTCCCCAAGCAAGCGCCGCGAGATGGACCTCATGAAGCT GATGATGAGCGACTATAAGGTGGAGATGGTGAACGATGGGATGCAAGAATTCTTCGTGGAATTCCGAGGGCCTACTGAAA ATGAATTGCTCGCTTGTTCATTTCCCCTGGAGCATCTTCGCGATTTGGTGAATTTAAGTACAGTATATCTTTTCTGTTGTATGGGAAGAGCGGCTATATTTCTAATCAATTGTGGATGTGTTCTAAATTTGATAGGTATTTATCAAGGTGGTGTCTGGAAGGTTAGAGTAGAACTGCCTGATGCATATCCTTACAAATCTCCGTCAATTGGTTTCATTAATAAGATTTATCACCCGAATGTGGATGAAAT GTCTGGTTCCGTATGTTTAGATGTTATCAACCAGACATGGAGCCCAATGTTTG ATCTAGTAAATGTGTTCGAAGTCTTCCTTCCACAACTTCTGTTGTACCCAAATCCGTCTGATCCATTAAATGGAGAGGCTGCTGCACTTATGATGCGAGATCGCCCTGCTTATGAACAAAAAGTGAAAG AATTTTGTGAAAAATATGCGAAACCAGAGGATGCTGGCATAACCCCAGAAGACAAGTCCAGTGATGAAGAGGAGCTTAGCGAAGACGAAGATGACTCCGGCGATGAGGATATAGTGGGCAAACCAGATCCTTAG